A section of the Candidatus Omnitrophota bacterium genome encodes:
- the tsaD gene encoding tRNA (adenosine(37)-N6)-threonylcarbamoyltransferase complex transferase subunit TsaD yields MLVLGIETSCDETGAALVEDGKVLSNEVSSSVHLHSRYGGVIPEIASRFHTEYIYKVTEKALSDSGRAIGDIDLVAVTQGPGLPGSLLVGISFAKALSFALDIPLIGVDHLQAHMLSCFLGYGQGVMEESIYPFVGMVVSGGHTSIYYCEGLEDYTVLGRTRDDAVGEAFDKVAKVMDLGYPGGPVVEKRARGADPKKAILFPRALMKDENDLDFSFSGIKTAVMYYWRDCDRSDKEKDRICYSFQEAVVDVIVEKLGRAIRSTGAGKVAVGGGVVNNHVLREKLIGRCREEDAELFLPQRQYCADNAAMIAALGEALFSDGQRADLFLNATPGRS; encoded by the coding sequence ATGCTGGTTCTGGGCATTGAGACTTCTTGCGACGAGACTGGAGCGGCCCTGGTGGAGGACGGAAAGGTCCTTTCGAATGAGGTGTCTTCAAGCGTACACCTGCATTCAAGGTACGGCGGGGTAATACCTGAGATAGCTTCAAGGTTCCATACTGAATATATCTATAAGGTCACTGAGAAGGCCTTAAGCGATTCTGGCAGGGCTATCGGGGATATCGACCTGGTTGCCGTTACCCAGGGGCCGGGGCTGCCCGGTTCCCTGCTCGTGGGCATATCTTTTGCGAAAGCCCTGAGCTTTGCTTTGGATATTCCCCTCATCGGGGTGGATCATCTCCAGGCGCACATGCTGTCATGTTTTCTGGGGTATGGTCAGGGAGTTATGGAAGAATCGATATACCCTTTTGTGGGGATGGTGGTCTCGGGCGGTCATACAAGCATCTATTACTGTGAAGGCCTTGAGGATTACACCGTACTTGGAAGGACCAGGGACGACGCAGTAGGAGAAGCTTTTGATAAGGTCGCGAAGGTCATGGACCTGGGGTATCCAGGCGGTCCTGTGGTCGAAAAAAGAGCTCGGGGAGCGGACCCCAAAAAAGCGATACTCTTTCCCAGGGCTCTTATGAAGGATGAGAATGACCTTGATTTCAGCTTCAGCGGAATAAAGACAGCGGTAATGTATTACTGGCGCGATTGCGATAGATCCGATAAAGAAAAGGACAGGATCTGTTATTCTTTCCAGGAAGCAGTGGTGGATGTTATTGTGGAAAAGCTCGGCAGGGCGATAAGGTCTACCGGCGCCGGGAAAGTCGCCGTAGGTGGCGGTGTTGTGAACAACCACGTTCTGCGGGAGAAGCTTATCGGGCGATGTCGTGAGGAAGACGCGGAGTTATTCCTTCCGCAAAGACAGTATTGCGCCGATAACGCCGCGATGATAGCGGCTTTGGGGGAAGCATTGTTCAGTGATGGGCAACGGGCGGACCTTTTTCTTAATGCCACGCCCGGAAGATCTTAG
- a CDS encoding PDZ domain-containing protein — MKSKFVLVLTVLVVAFSAVSQLRAAEDDAGLLDDTKELFKQIQLFADSITLISTDYVEPVKAKDLVYGAIRGMMDTLDGYSQFLDPESFQEITEETKGEFAGIGIEVGVRENILTVIAPIEDTPAAKAGMEAGDKIVKIDGKITRDMTLDEAVELLRGKPGTEVVITVIRERTEEVLDFKIKRDIIKLKSISQSRIIEEDIAYMKIEEFQERTARDLRGNIKRLREEGARSLIIDVRNNPGGLLNASVESADEFLPSGALIVYTEGRDPEKRTEFKSKKRSDFDDLELVVIVNKGSASASEIFAGAIKDNKRGLVLGEMTFGKGSVQTVIPLKDKSALRLTTSAYFSPSGKSIREKGIEPDIYVKREYPDKKKQDKKPEQEKVERLFSKVKSEEGPDEEKAEEEDKTDEKKIDPLLLEDNQLHAAVNILKGMGIFESYKTSGRSDADQNEQSEE; from the coding sequence ATGAAATCAAAATTCGTATTAGTGTTAACTGTATTAGTGGTCGCCTTCTCTGCGGTTTCCCAATTGAGGGCCGCTGAGGATGATGCGGGTCTGTTGGACGATACCAAGGAGCTTTTCAAGCAGATCCAGCTTTTCGCCGATTCGATCACGCTGATAAGCACCGATTATGTCGAACCCGTCAAAGCCAAAGACCTTGTTTACGGTGCCATAAGGGGCATGATGGACACATTAGACGGGTACAGCCAGTTCCTTGATCCGGAAAGTTTTCAGGAGATCACCGAAGAGACAAAAGGCGAATTCGCCGGTATCGGCATTGAAGTGGGCGTGAGGGAGAATATCCTGACGGTTATAGCGCCTATTGAAGATACCCCTGCGGCCAAGGCGGGCATGGAGGCTGGTGACAAGATAGTCAAGATCGACGGTAAGATAACCCGGGACATGACACTCGATGAGGCGGTGGAACTTCTCCGGGGCAAGCCCGGGACCGAGGTGGTCATAACCGTTATCCGGGAGCGCACCGAAGAAGTGCTTGACTTCAAGATCAAAAGGGATATTATCAAGCTCAAAAGCATATCCCAGAGCAGGATCATAGAGGAGGATATCGCCTACATGAAGATAGAGGAATTCCAGGAACGTACCGCCCGGGACCTCCGCGGCAACATAAAACGGTTGCGCGAAGAAGGGGCCAGGAGCCTCATAATAGACGTCAGGAACAATCCGGGAGGTCTTCTGAACGCTTCGGTCGAATCGGCGGACGAATTCCTTCCCTCGGGCGCACTGATAGTTTATACCGAAGGCAGGGATCCGGAGAAGAGGACGGAGTTCAAGTCGAAAAAGAGATCTGATTTTGATGATCTTGAGCTTGTGGTCATTGTAAACAAGGGCTCTGCCAGCGCTTCGGAGATATTCGCCGGCGCTATAAAAGACAATAAAAGGGGCCTGGTGCTGGGAGAGATGACCTTTGGTAAGGGGTCGGTCCAGACCGTGATACCGCTAAAAGACAAATCCGCTCTTCGCCTTACCACTTCGGCGTATTTTTCCCCTTCTGGCAAATCCATAAGAGAGAAGGGTATTGAACCGGATATTTATGTCAAAAGAGAATATCCGGATAAGAAAAAACAGGATAAAAAGCCCGAGCAGGAGAAGGTCGAGCGCTTGTTCAGCAAGGTCAAAAGCGAAGAGGGGCCTGACGAGGAGAAGGCTGAGGAAGAAGATAAGACCGATGAGAAGAAAATCGATCCGCTGCTGCTTGAGGATAACCAGTTGCACGCGGCGGTCAACATACTCAAGGGCATGGGCATCTTTGAAAGTTACAAAACATCCGGCAGATCAGACGCCGATCAGAACGAACAGAGCGAAGAGTGA
- the gatB gene encoding Asp-tRNA(Asn)/Glu-tRNA(Gln) amidotransferase subunit GatB, translating into MSDIYETVIGLEVHVQLSTRTKAFCGCSTAFGAEANTQVCPVCLGLPGVLPVYNKKAFEYALKVAMALECDIQKTVKFDRKNYYYPDLPKNYQISQYDMPLAYNGKITIEDEEEGSIDIGITRAHLEEDAGKLMHDEQQAFSYVDLNRTGTPLLEIVSEPDIRSPEQAYEYLKALKQTIKYLDVSDCNMEEGSLRCDANVSLRRKGSEKFGSKVEIKNLNSFKAVRDALVFEQLRQEEALEEQEKVIQQTRLWNEQKNVTEPMRTKEEAQDYRYFPDPDLVPFEVAPEVLERVRQSMPELPRRRKERFVNQYRLSEKDVEVLTSEKPLADFYEAVVSEYNDPQAVCNWVKGEIMMHIKDRPKGIEDLGLKPGHLASIIEMSKKGKISGLAAKEVLRENLDSGKDPEMIVKEKGLEQVSDKGELESIVVKVIEQNEKSVNDYRGGKENALSYLVGQVMRQTKGKANPKLAGEMLRKKITG; encoded by the coding sequence ATGTCGGATATTTACGAAACAGTTATAGGGCTTGAAGTCCATGTTCAGCTTTCCACAAGGACCAAGGCTTTTTGCGGTTGTAGCACGGCTTTCGGGGCCGAGGCCAACACGCAGGTCTGCCCGGTTTGTCTGGGGCTTCCCGGTGTGCTGCCCGTTTATAATAAAAAAGCCTTTGAATACGCCTTGAAGGTAGCCATGGCGCTTGAATGCGATATCCAGAAGACCGTCAAGTTCGACCGAAAGAATTATTACTATCCGGACCTTCCGAAGAACTATCAGATAAGCCAGTATGACATGCCTCTTGCGTATAACGGCAAGATAACCATAGAGGACGAAGAGGAAGGCTCTATTGATATAGGCATAACACGGGCTCATCTGGAAGAGGACGCGGGAAAGCTCATGCATGATGAACAGCAGGCTTTCAGCTATGTTGACCTTAACCGGACCGGGACACCTCTTCTCGAGATCGTTTCAGAGCCGGACATAAGAAGTCCGGAGCAGGCCTATGAGTACCTGAAAGCGCTGAAACAGACCATCAAGTATCTGGATGTATCCGACTGCAACATGGAAGAGGGAAGTCTGAGATGTGATGCCAACGTATCTCTTCGCAGGAAAGGCTCCGAGAAGTTCGGCAGCAAGGTGGAGATAAAGAACCTTAATTCCTTCAAGGCTGTCAGGGACGCCCTGGTATTCGAACAGTTGCGACAGGAAGAAGCCCTCGAGGAGCAAGAGAAGGTGATCCAGCAGACCCGGCTGTGGAACGAACAGAAGAACGTTACCGAGCCGATGAGGACGAAAGAAGAAGCCCAGGATTACCGGTATTTCCCGGACCCGGACCTGGTTCCTTTTGAAGTAGCTCCCGAGGTGTTGGAGCGGGTGCGACAGTCCATGCCGGAACTGCCCCGACGCAGGAAAGAACGCTTCGTTAACCAGTACAGGCTTTCCGAAAAGGATGTGGAAGTGCTCACTTCCGAGAAACCTCTCGCGGATTTTTATGAAGCTGTTGTCTCAGAATATAATGACCCTCAGGCGGTCTGCAACTGGGTCAAGGGCGAGATAATGATGCATATCAAGGACCGCCCCAAGGGCATAGAGGACCTTGGCTTGAAGCCAGGACACCTGGCGAGTATCATAGAAATGTCCAAAAAGGGCAAGATAAGCGGACTGGCCGCAAAGGAAGTCCTTCGCGAGAACCTGGATAGCGGCAAGGACCCTGAAATGATCGTGAAGGAAAAGGGGCTAGAACAGGTTTCCGATAAGGGTGAACTTGAAAGTATCGTGGTGAAGGTCATTGAACAGAACGAGAAATCGGTCAATGATTATAGAGGCGGCAAGGAGAACGCTTTAAGTTATCTGGTGGGGCAGGTGATGCGCCAGACAAAAGGCAAAGCTAACCCCAAGCTGGCCGGAGAAATGCTCAGGAAAAAGATCACTGGATAA
- the gatA gene encoding Asp-tRNA(Asn)/Glu-tRNA(Gln) amidotransferase subunit GatA: MQDILSSFEHYHKWLREHEEPVAETAGFLTDRIRQIEPDIHAFIRLDKERIVCRGRSLDERSQGGALWAVPVAIKDNICIKGELTTCASHILDGFRPPYNATVIEKLLAENALLFPGANMDEFAFGSSCETSFYGPTRNPWDLSRIPGGSSGGSAASVASGEVAAALGSDTGGSIRQPAAMCGVVGFKPTYGRVSRYGLIAFASSLDQIGPITRNISDCARMLEVISGYDANDSTSVDSPVPKYTESLGKQIKGMTIGLPEEYMGEGIDEDVRRSVTESVDVLKRLGAKIIDISLPHTKYAVSCYYIIAPAEASSNLARFDGVHYGYRSPKSDDLIDMYVNSRSEGFGKEAKRRILLGTYSLSSGYYDAYYLKAQKVRTKLSQDFDRAFSECDCIVTPTAPNTAFKIGERMDDPLMMYLSDVFTIPANLAGLPAVSVPCGQDRNGMPVGLQLMARPFDEEALIKVAHAFESETAYHKMFSGGCG, from the coding sequence ATGCAGGACATCCTATCCAGTTTCGAACATTACCATAAGTGGCTGAGGGAACACGAAGAGCCTGTCGCTGAAACGGCGGGTTTTCTTACTGACAGGATAAGGCAGATCGAACCGGACATACACGCTTTTATCCGACTGGACAAGGAGAGGATCGTGTGCAGGGGCCGTTCGCTTGATGAGAGGTCTCAAGGAGGTGCTCTGTGGGCCGTGCCGGTAGCTATCAAGGATAATATATGCATAAAAGGCGAGCTTACCACGTGTGCTTCACACATTTTGGATGGTTTCAGGCCGCCGTACAATGCTACGGTCATCGAAAAACTGCTTGCTGAGAACGCGTTACTCTTTCCCGGGGCGAACATGGATGAGTTCGCTTTCGGTTCTTCCTGCGAAACATCCTTTTACGGCCCTACCAGAAACCCTTGGGACCTTTCCAGGATACCCGGCGGTTCCAGCGGCGGATCCGCAGCATCTGTTGCCAGTGGCGAAGTGGCCGCTGCGCTGGGATCTGATACGGGCGGTTCGATAAGGCAACCGGCCGCGATGTGTGGTGTGGTGGGGTTCAAACCGACCTACGGGCGCGTCTCCCGTTACGGGCTTATAGCTTTCGCTTCCAGCCTGGACCAGATAGGTCCGATAACCCGAAACATCTCTGATTGCGCTAGGATGCTAGAAGTAATATCCGGTTATGACGCGAATGACTCCACTTCCGTTGATAGTCCTGTTCCCAAGTATACTGAAAGTCTGGGCAAACAGATAAAAGGCATGACTATCGGTCTGCCGGAAGAGTACATGGGAGAAGGCATCGACGAAGATGTCCGACGGAGCGTTACCGAGTCTGTGGATGTCTTGAAGAGGCTCGGCGCCAAAATAATCGATATTTCACTGCCCCATACCAAATACGCCGTTAGCTGTTATTATATAATCGCCCCAGCCGAAGCCAGTTCCAACCTCGCACGGTTCGACGGGGTCCATTACGGCTATAGAAGCCCGAAGTCGGATGACCTGATAGATATGTATGTCAACTCAAGGAGTGAAGGCTTCGGGAAAGAGGCGAAAAGAAGGATACTTCTTGGGACATATTCTCTCAGCAGCGGTTATTACGACGCGTATTATCTTAAAGCTCAGAAGGTGCGCACGAAATTATCCCAGGATTTCGACAGGGCGTTCTCCGAATGTGATTGCATCGTTACTCCTACGGCGCCTAACACGGCGTTCAAGATAGGCGAACGCATGGATGATCCCCTCATGATGTATTTATCAGATGTATTTACTATCCCGGCGAATCTTGCCGGATTGCCCGCGGTTTCCGTTCCCTGCGGCCAAGATCGGAACGGTATGCCCGTTGGTCTTCAGTTGATGGCCCGGCCCTTTGACGAGGAAGCCTTGATAAAGGTTGCACATGCTTTTGAAAGCGAAACAGCGTATCACAAGATGTTCTCAGGAGGTTGCGGATAG
- the gatC gene encoding Asp-tRNA(Asn)/Glu-tRNA(Gln) amidotransferase subunit GatC produces the protein MDKKVSKKRITEQTVRYVAALSRIELDEAETASYKDQLSDIIGYIEQLGEVDTDNTLPTTHVLPSMKNVFREDELKESLSPDEFLGNAPEKHGNFFKVPRIIQSS, from the coding sequence ATGGATAAAAAGGTCAGTAAAAAAAGGATCACCGAGCAGACCGTCCGTTATGTGGCGGCTCTTTCCAGGATCGAGCTTGATGAGGCGGAAACGGCCAGTTACAAGGACCAGCTTTCGGATATCATAGGTTATATCGAACAGCTTGGCGAAGTTGATACTGACAACACTTTGCCCACGACCCATGTTCTCCCTTCGATGAAGAACGTTTTTCGTGAAGATGAGCTGAAAGAATCCCTTTCTCCGGATGAATTCCTGGGTAATGCTCCGGAAAAACACGGGAACTTTTTCAAGGTGCCTCGTATAATACAAAGTTCATAA
- the rsmA gene encoding ribosomal RNA small subunit methyltransferase A, translating to MDLKELRQIWREHRFDPKRSLGQNFLIDNNVKEKILNSLSLVENSTVIEIGPGFGIMTFELAGMCGRLIAVEKDSKICDIMKELFDEKDNIAVINADVLETDLCALAGKAGKVTVYGNIPYYISTPIVQKLIESRICVGNAYLVTQEELANRMVASPGSKEYGSLSCFVQFYARCKKLFRINKNCFFPRPKVNSSLLSFTMLEEPSVRVNDSVLMFRIIRKAFSQRRKKAVNSLSSGPFLPVERSTWQEAFVSCGIDPASRAEVISLEDYARLSDLVGTLL from the coding sequence ATGGACCTTAAAGAATTAAGACAGATATGGAGAGAACACCGTTTCGATCCCAAAAGATCCCTCGGGCAGAACTTTCTCATTGATAATAACGTGAAAGAGAAGATCCTTAACAGCCTGTCCCTGGTGGAAAACTCGACCGTCATAGAGATAGGCCCGGGTTTCGGTATCATGACCTTCGAGCTGGCTGGTATGTGCGGTCGGCTCATAGCCGTGGAAAAGGACTCGAAAATATGCGATATAATGAAAGAGCTTTTCGATGAGAAGGATAATATCGCTGTCATTAACGCGGACGTCCTTGAGACGGACCTGTGCGCTCTGGCGGGCAAGGCCGGGAAGGTGACCGTTTACGGCAATATCCCGTACTATATTTCCACGCCCATCGTGCAAAAATTGATAGAGAGCAGAATCTGCGTGGGAAATGCTTATCTGGTCACGCAGGAGGAACTCGCTAACAGGATGGTAGCATCTCCCGGTTCGAAGGAGTACGGTTCCTTAAGCTGTTTTGTTCAGTTTTATGCCAGGTGCAAGAAACTGTTCAGGATCAATAAAAACTGTTTTTTTCCCAGGCCCAAGGTCAATTCAAGTTTACTTTCTTTCACAATGCTTGAAGAGCCCAGCGTCCGGGTAAATGATTCGGTGCTTATGTTCCGAATAATACGCAAAGCCTTCTCCCAGAGGAGGAAAAAAGCAGTGAATTCACTTTCCAGCGGTCCATTTCTCCCGGTCGAAAGAAGCACATGGCAGGAGGCGTTTGTCTCTTGCGGGATCGATCCGGCAAGCCGCGCGGAGGTTATCTCCCTCGAAGATTACGCCAGGTTATCTGATCTAGTAGGGACTTTATTATAG
- the pdxA gene encoding 4-hydroxythreonine-4-phosphate dehydrogenase PdxA, producing MLISPTNKPQIFITMGDPSGIGPEVIAKSMASPALKGLAVFIVFGDMDVMARAAETFGRGSFRLRKLENTESQADPDEEAVNIIDPGPPLANSRYGQPTRGGAEKTLSCLDAAVDIMRRSSAETPKALVTAPVNKEKIAEIHPGFVGHTEHLQKAYGSALVTMVLVGETLRVVPVTRHIPLREVASALSVDLIADTLEQVASNRRMITGGEDAKIAVAALNPHCGEGGKIGTEEIDVIAPAVERARKFYENIEGPVSADVVFYKALQKKVDIVVSMYHDQGLSPFKMVDFDNGVNMTLGLGHVRTSPDHGTAFDIAGKDQASSSSMEQAIRLAVRAISTA from the coding sequence ATGCTTATATCTCCTACAAATAAGCCCCAGATATTCATTACCATGGGGGATCCCTCGGGCATCGGACCTGAGGTCATAGCAAAATCAATGGCAAGCCCTGCTCTCAAAGGGCTTGCTGTTTTTATAGTGTTCGGTGACATGGATGTCATGGCGCGGGCCGCTGAGACGTTCGGTAGAGGCTCGTTCAGATTAAGAAAACTGGAAAACACCGAAAGCCAGGCCGATCCGGACGAAGAGGCCGTCAACATAATAGATCCGGGTCCGCCTCTGGCCAATTCGCGATATGGTCAACCGACGAGGGGGGGAGCCGAAAAAACCCTCAGCTGTCTGGATGCGGCAGTGGATATTATGAGAAGAAGTTCCGCCGAGACCCCGAAGGCGCTGGTGACAGCCCCGGTCAACAAGGAAAAGATCGCCGAAATACATCCCGGTTTCGTGGGGCATACCGAGCATCTTCAGAAGGCTTACGGGTCCGCTCTGGTTACCATGGTGCTGGTCGGTGAAACCCTGCGGGTGGTACCCGTAACAAGACATATACCACTCAGGGAAGTGGCGTCAGCGCTTTCAGTCGACCTTATCGCCGACACCTTGGAGCAGGTCGCATCGAACAGACGCATGATCACTGGCGGCGAGGATGCAAAGATCGCTGTTGCAGCTCTGAACCCGCACTGCGGGGAAGGTGGCAAGATAGGCACCGAAGAGATAGACGTGATCGCGCCCGCTGTTGAGAGGGCCCGTAAATTTTACGAGAATATCGAAGGCCCCGTATCGGCTGACGTGGTTTTTTATAAAGCGCTGCAGAAAAAAGTCGATATCGTCGTATCAATGTACCATGACCAGGGTCTTTCCCCTTTTAAGATGGTTGATTTTGATAACGGGGTCAACATGACGCTGGGTCTGGGGCACGTGAGAACTTCACCGGACCACGGGACCGCGTTCGACATAGCCGGCAAGGATCAGGCCAGTTCTTCTTCAATGGAACAGGCGATCCGGCTCGCAGTCCGCGCGATAAGTACCGCCTAG